The following coding sequences lie in one Silvanigrella aquatica genomic window:
- a CDS encoding GyrI-like domain-containing protein, with product MKLVDINTQKFFIGIEMRTNNKIEASENGNILKVWEKFFKDNLSEKINNKLSENIYAIYSDYESDHNGNYNFFLGYEVPESKPEDHFENLIFKKLQLGKYAVVSTSQGSMPDIIIAAWYKIWNMTPDDLGGQRAFKTDFEVYGESARDPKNSIIDIYLGLKN from the coding sequence ATGAAATTAGTTGATATTAATACTCAAAAATTTTTTATTGGTATTGAAATGCGGACAAATAATAAAATTGAAGCGTCAGAAAATGGAAATATACTAAAAGTTTGGGAAAAATTTTTTAAAGACAATCTTTCTGAAAAAATAAATAATAAATTATCAGAAAATATATATGCCATATACTCTGATTATGAAAGTGATCACAATGGTAATTATAACTTTTTCTTAGGGTATGAAGTTCCTGAATCAAAACCCGAAGACCATTTTGAAAATCTTATTTTTAAAAAATTACAACTTGGAAAATATGCTGTGGTTTCAACTTCACAAGGAAGTATGCCCGACATTATAATTGCCGCTTGGTATAAAATTTGGAATATGACCCCTGATGATTTAGGGGGACAAAGAGCTTTTAAAACAGATTTCGAAGTGTATGGAGAAAGTGCAAGGGATCCTAAAAACTCTATTATTGATATTTATTTGGGATTAAAAAACTAA
- a CDS encoding TlpA family protein disulfide reductase, protein MINVLIKIINKILFLLFILYPFSVYADCKIVNLQEFEKLVEEKSPVTLIFFSTWCSDCIESLKATKKDESLNKNYIIVSTFNSDFKSANKVLADFGIDGLCILDKNSEIAKKYGIKSVPHKISISK, encoded by the coding sequence ATGATAAATGTGCTTATAAAAATTATAAACAAAATATTGTTTCTTTTGTTTATTCTTTACCCTTTTTCTGTTTATGCAGATTGTAAAATCGTAAATCTGCAGGAGTTCGAAAAATTAGTTGAAGAAAAAAGTCCTGTCACTTTAATTTTCTTTTCAACTTGGTGTTCGGACTGCATAGAAAGTTTAAAGGCTACGAAAAAAGATGAGTCATTAAATAAGAACTATATTATAGTCAGTACTTTTAATTCTGATTTCAAATCTGCGAATAAGGTTTTGGCTGATTTCGGCATAGACGGTTTGTGTATTTTAGATAAAAATTCAGAGATTGCAAAAAAATATGGCATAAAATCCGTTCCTCATAAAATATCAATATCAAAATAG